The Chitinophaga caeni genome segment TGTATAATTAACAGCAGTGCAATCACTAAATTAGTTATGTGATTCTATATAAATAAACGGGACCCACCTTGCAAGAGTTGGGTCCCCTTTTTAACGGGGGAGTAGGAGATGTAGCGTTTTGTCATATATATAAAACCAACCAAGACAATAAAATAGCAGCAAATTTGCCTTTCGGGGCAATTTAAATACACCAAAATTCAACAATATTACAAATAATATTACCCCTTAAGAGTTATGACAATTGCAGAATTTAATGCATCTTTGCAGCTCGCACAACCGCCAGCCGACTTATCGCCGGCCTTGCAAGCATTATGGTGGGATGCGAAAGATGAATGGAACCGGGCGCATGATATAGCGCAAGACATTCGTAGTACAGCCGGGGCATGGATACATGCCTATTTGCACCGGAAAGAAGGAGACGAGGGCAATGCTGAGTATTGGTATGCAAGGGCAGGTAAATTAATGCCTCCCAATACGTTAGATGAAGAATGGCAGCAGATCACTGCTGAGCTTCTTGGTTGTGCGGTCAAATAAATTTCCGGTTTGTTAAAAAAACTTGCAAACAATTTTGTAAATCTAATAGTTAGTTATACCTTTGCCCTCCCAAATTCCCATTCAGGGTATTTGGTTGTCATTGTAAACCGACAGCAAAAAACATAGGTAAGAATGCCTACAATACAACAATTAGTAAGAAAAGGAAGAGAAATTATCCGGGCTAAGTCAAAATCCAGAGCATTGGATAGTTGCCCGCAGCGCCGTGGCGTATGTACCCGTGTGTACACTACCACGCCTAAGAAGCCAAACTCCGCTTTGCGTAAAGTAGCGAAAGTTCGTTTGACTAATAAAGTAGAGGTGATCGCATATATTCCGGGTGAAGGTCACAACCTTCAAGAGCACTCTATCGTGTTGATTCGCGGTGGTAGGGTTAAAGACTTACCGGGTGTACGTTACCATATCGTACGTGGATCTTTGGATACTGCGGGTGTGAAAGATAGGAAGCAAAGCCGTTCTAAGTATGGTACTAAGAAAGAAAAGGCTAAGAAATAATTGTTAAAATAGTTGAAATTTTT includes the following:
- the rpsL gene encoding 30S ribosomal protein S12 encodes the protein MPTIQQLVRKGREIIRAKSKSRALDSCPQRRGVCTRVYTTTPKKPNSALRKVAKVRLTNKVEVIAYIPGEGHNLQEHSIVLIRGGRVKDLPGVRYHIVRGSLDTAGVKDRKQSRSKYGTKKEKAKK